The following coding sequences are from one Formosa haliotis window:
- the serC gene encoding 3-phosphoserine/phosphohydroxythreonine transaminase: MKKHNFSAGPCILPQEVLLKASEAVIDFNNSGLSLIEISHRSKPFIEVMETASALALELLGLEGKGYKALFLQGGASTQFLMAAYNLLENKAGYLNTGTWAAKSIKEAKLFGDVVEVASSKDQNYNYIPKGFSIDSDLDYFHCTSNNTIFGTQIKEFPTSPVPLVCDMSSDIFSRSLDFSKFDLIYAGAQKNMGPAGTTLVVIKEDVLGKVSRAIPSMLDYKNFIEKESMFNTPPVFAVYTSMLTLQWLKDLGGIAAIEKENEKKAQLMYSEIDLNPLFKGFAKKEDRSTMNATFNLVDDSLKDTFDAMAKEAGMNGINGHRSVGGYRASMYNALPLSSVAALVEVMSELERKA; encoded by the coding sequence ATGAAAAAACACAATTTTAGTGCAGGTCCTTGTATTCTACCACAAGAAGTTTTACTAAAAGCTTCAGAAGCTGTAATCGATTTTAATAATAGCGGCTTATCTTTAATAGAAATATCACATAGAAGTAAACCTTTTATTGAAGTTATGGAAACCGCAAGCGCCTTAGCTCTAGAACTACTTGGTTTAGAAGGAAAAGGCTATAAAGCCTTATTTTTACAAGGCGGTGCAAGCACACAATTTTTAATGGCTGCTTATAACTTATTAGAAAACAAAGCAGGGTACTTAAATACTGGTACATGGGCAGCAAAATCTATAAAAGAAGCAAAACTTTTTGGAGACGTTGTTGAAGTTGCTTCTTCTAAAGATCAAAATTATAACTACATCCCTAAAGGATTTAGCATAGATTCAGATTTGGATTATTTCCACTGTACCTCTAACAACACTATTTTTGGAACACAAATAAAAGAATTCCCTACTAGCCCAGTGCCTTTGGTATGCGACATGAGTAGCGATATTTTTTCTAGAAGTTTAGATTTCTCTAAATTTGATCTTATTTATGCTGGAGCTCAAAAAAATATGGGTCCTGCAGGTACAACCTTAGTGGTTATAAAAGAAGATGTTTTAGGAAAAGTTAGCCGAGCCATCCCATCTATGTTAGACTACAAAAACTTTATTGAAAAAGAAAGTATGTTTAACACGCCTCCTGTTTTTGCAGTGTACACTTCTATGTTAACACTACAATGGTTAAAAGATTTAGGTGGAATTGCAGCTATTGAAAAAGAAAACGAAAAGAAAGCACAATTAATGTATTCTGAAATCGACTTAAACCCGTTGTTTAAAGGATTTGCTAAAAAAGAAGATCGTTCAACTATGAACGCTACTTTTAACTTAGTAGACGACAGTTTAAAAGATACATTTGACGCTATGGCAAAAGAAGCTGGCATGAATGGAATTAATGGTCACCGTAGTGTTGGTGGATACAGAGCATCTATGTATAACGCTTTACCTTTAAGCAGTGTAGCAGCTTTAGTTGAAGTAATGAGTGAACTAGAAAGAAAAGCTTAA
- a CDS encoding ATP-dependent DNA helicase, which translates to MNAPQFYSLIKQQFPFNPTSKQDIVLIQLSEFILSTDKNVLYLLKGYAGTGKTTIISTIVSNLWKIKKSAVLMAPTGRAAKVISNYSKKEAFTIHKKIYFPKKEKGGGVKFVLQPNKHKNTIFIVDEASMIPDTPGESKLQEHGSLLDDLMQYVYSGHHCKLLLIGDTAQLPPVKLDISPALDPKLLNMNYDKEVVGIELDEVVRQEQDSGILYNATLLRETLAGEFFDAFKFDVRPYKDIIRLIDGQEIMDAINDAYSELGNEETSFIVRSNKRANLYNQQIRSRILFNENELSTGDYLMVVKNNYFWLKPTTEAGFIANGDIVEVLEIFTIQDLYGFRFAEVKVRMVDYPNMKPFETVLLLDTISAESPSLSYEDSNRLYQEVMLDYQDETSNYKKFTKVKANKYFNALQVKFSYAITCHKSQGGQWNTVFVEQPYLPNGIDRDYLRWLYTAVTRAKEKLYLIGFKDAFFENE; encoded by the coding sequence ATGAACGCACCCCAATTTTATTCCCTTATAAAACAGCAGTTTCCGTTTAATCCTACCTCAAAACAAGATATTGTATTAATTCAGTTATCAGAATTTATTTTAAGTACAGATAAAAATGTGTTGTATTTGCTAAAAGGGTATGCCGGAACGGGGAAAACCACGATTATTAGTACGATTGTTAGTAATTTATGGAAAATTAAGAAGAGTGCTGTGCTTATGGCTCCAACGGGGCGAGCGGCGAAAGTAATCTCAAATTATTCAAAAAAAGAGGCGTTTACCATTCATAAAAAAATATATTTTCCAAAAAAAGAAAAAGGAGGCGGTGTAAAATTTGTTTTGCAACCCAACAAACATAAAAACACTATTTTTATTGTCGATGAAGCTTCAATGATTCCTGATACACCTGGAGAATCCAAATTACAGGAGCATGGATCGCTACTCGACGATTTAATGCAATACGTTTACAGCGGGCATCACTGCAAGCTTCTTTTAATAGGGGATACCGCGCAGTTGCCACCGGTAAAATTAGATATTAGTCCGGCGTTAGATCCTAAACTTTTAAACATGAATTATGATAAAGAGGTTGTGGGGATTGAATTAGATGAAGTCGTAAGGCAAGAACAAGATTCTGGGATTTTATATAATGCAACGCTACTTAGAGAAACTTTGGCAGGCGAATTTTTTGATGCTTTTAAGTTTGATGTTAGGCCCTATAAAGATATTATTCGCTTAATTGACGGACAAGAAATTATGGATGCTATTAACGATGCTTATAGCGAATTGGGTAACGAGGAGACTTCATTTATTGTTAGAAGTAACAAACGTGCAAATCTTTATAATCAGCAAATTAGGAGTCGGATATTATTTAATGAAAACGAACTTTCTACTGGCGATTATTTAATGGTTGTTAAGAATAATTATTTTTGGTTGAAGCCTACTACTGAAGCTGGTTTTATTGCGAATGGAGATATAGTTGAAGTGCTAGAAATTTTTACCATTCAAGATTTATATGGATTTCGTTTTGCTGAAGTAAAAGTAAGAATGGTCGATTACCCGAACATGAAACCTTTTGAAACCGTTTTGCTTTTAGATACTATTTCGGCTGAATCACCATCTTTAAGTTACGAAGATTCAAATCGTTTATATCAAGAAGTGATGCTGGATTATCAAGATGAAACTAGTAATTACAAGAAATTCACTAAGGTTAAGGCTAACAAGTATTTTAATGCGTTGCAGGTAAAATTTTCTTATGCCATTACCTGTCATAAGTCGCAAGGAGGGCAGTGGAATACAGTTTTTGTTGAGCAGCCTTACTTGCCAAACGGTATTGATAGGGATTATTTACGCTGGTTATATACAGCGGTTACGCGAGCCAAAGAAAAACTATATTTAATAGGTTTTAAAGATGCTTTCTTTGAAAACGAATAA
- a CDS encoding DUF3822 family protein, which produces MATTNSNSHTNTHKELSIQISLSGLSFCILNSNTQQVEVLKHITFKQFETPYQLLDHVESLFKTEQSLQQNFNNIQLVHCNELSTLVPSPLFSEDHLADYLKFNTKILKSDFITYDTIEANDSVNVYVPYVNVNNFIYDQFGEFTFKHYSTILIERILQLEKNANQPKLYIHVSSRHFELISVNSGELQFYNTFEYNSKEDFIYYLLFTLEQLKLNPETIQLVFIGDILKNDDLYTIAYKYVRHISFGKQNHPFTFSHQPQTQHAEFIILNSF; this is translated from the coding sequence ATGGCGACGACGAATAGTAATTCTCATACCAATACACATAAAGAATTGTCCATTCAAATTAGTTTGAGTGGACTTTCTTTTTGTATATTAAATTCAAATACTCAACAGGTTGAAGTTTTAAAACATATTACTTTTAAGCAATTTGAAACACCTTATCAGTTATTAGATCATGTAGAGTCTTTATTTAAAACCGAACAAAGTCTTCAGCAGAATTTTAACAACATACAACTTGTACATTGTAACGAGTTATCTACCTTGGTACCCTCCCCTCTATTTAGCGAAGATCATTTAGCCGATTATTTAAAGTTTAATACGAAAATTTTAAAATCAGATTTTATTACCTACGATACTATTGAGGCTAATGATAGTGTAAACGTGTATGTACCTTACGTAAATGTGAACAATTTTATTTACGACCAATTTGGGGAATTCACCTTTAAACATTATTCCACCATTTTAATTGAACGTATTTTACAGCTAGAGAAGAATGCAAATCAACCCAAACTTTATATTCATGTTAGTTCGCGTCACTTCGAACTAATTAGTGTAAACTCGGGCGAATTACAGTTTTACAACACTTTTGAATACAACAGTAAGGAAGATTTTATATATTATCTACTCTTCACTTTAGAACAATTAAAATTAAATCCAGAAACTATTCAACTGGTTTTCATAGGAGACATTTTAAAAAATGACGATTTATATACTATCGCTTATAAATACGTCCGTCATATTTCATTCGGGAAACAAAACCATCCGTTTACTTTTAGTCATCAACCACAAACTCAACATGCAGAGTTTATCATCTTAAATAGTTTTTAA
- the rsmD gene encoding 16S rRNA (guanine(966)-N(2))-methyltransferase RsmD, with the protein MRIISGTYKGRKIIAPKKLPVRPTTDMAKEALFNILNNSYYFDDISVLDLFAGTGSISYEFASRGTTQITCVDQDFGCIKFINETAEGFDMPIQTIKSDVFKFLEQSTIKADVIFADPPYAFPDEEFAKIPNLVFENQLLETDGVLIVEHSKHTDLSKLNNYSYSKGYGGNMFSFFKNPESETTNE; encoded by the coding sequence ATGCGAATAATATCTGGAACATACAAAGGAAGAAAAATTATAGCTCCAAAAAAGCTACCCGTTCGCCCTACCACAGACATGGCCAAAGAGGCTTTATTTAACATCTTAAATAACTCCTATTATTTTGACGATATTTCTGTGCTTGATTTATTTGCAGGAACTGGAAGTATAAGTTATGAGTTCGCTTCTAGAGGAACCACACAAATTACTTGTGTAGATCAGGATTTTGGATGTATAAAATTTATAAACGAGACTGCCGAAGGATTCGACATGCCAATTCAAACCATTAAAAGTGATGTTTTTAAATTTTTAGAACAAAGCACTATAAAGGCCGATGTTATTTTTGCAGATCCGCCCTATGCATTCCCTGACGAAGAATTTGCTAAAATTCCGAATTTGGTATTCGAAAATCAATTACTTGAAACCGATGGTGTTTTAATTGTAGAGCATTCCAAACATACCGATTTATCTAAACTTAACAATTATAGCTACTCTAAAGGATATGGTGGCAATATGTTTAGCTTTTTTAAAAATCCTGAAAGCGAAACCACAAACGAATAG
- a CDS encoding CPBP family intramembrane glutamic endopeptidase, producing the protein MKQITVKQLVLVAALWAFFTFIFSKLLFPHHDDRELKELVSTGLSYNIAIAALMCLVFSYFKQVNIRVGLNKIRTKKNWILYYPVFVIMFAIIVNAAQGIYSDIGAFGWIFINCFFVGISEELMFRGVLLSGLVNKIGFIMAAVCVVVLFGLIHVFNVFVTGNLLQGIAQAFMAMSSGILFLAIRVKTQSIVSAIIIHWLWDFIAFSSSSSFNEEKFTGLVDYLALLVSILLILSPVIFGILGLVQLRKKQVVADFMETQQPEIQ; encoded by the coding sequence ATGAAACAAATCACCGTTAAACAACTTGTTTTGGTAGCCGCACTTTGGGCTTTTTTTACCTTTATCTTTTCAAAATTATTATTTCCGCATCATGATGATCGGGAATTAAAAGAGTTGGTTAGTACAGGCCTATCTTACAATATAGCTATAGCAGCCTTAATGTGCTTGGTGTTTAGCTATTTCAAACAAGTAAATATTAGAGTGGGTTTGAATAAAATTCGAACTAAAAAAAATTGGATACTCTATTACCCAGTGTTTGTTATTATGTTCGCAATTATTGTAAATGCAGCACAAGGTATTTATTCGGATATTGGTGCTTTTGGTTGGATTTTTATTAATTGTTTTTTTGTAGGTATTTCCGAAGAACTGATGTTTCGCGGTGTATTATTGAGTGGACTTGTTAATAAAATTGGCTTTATTATGGCTGCAGTTTGCGTTGTAGTTTTGTTTGGACTCATTCACGTATTCAATGTTTTTGTGACAGGAAATCTACTTCAAGGAATTGCACAAGCCTTTATGGCTATGAGCTCTGGTATTTTGTTTTTAGCAATACGCGTAAAAACGCAAAGTATAGTATCTGCAATTATTATTCACTGGTTATGGGATTTTATAGCATTTAGTAGCAGTAGCTCTTTTAATGAAGAAAAATTTACTGGATTAGTAGACTATTTAGCACTTTTAGTAAGCATATTACTTATTTTGAGTCCAGTAATTTTTGGTATTTTAGGTCTTGTTCAACTTAGAAAAAAACAAGTGGTTGCGGATTTTATGGAAACACAGCAACCAGAAATTCAATAA
- a CDS encoding 4Fe-4S dicluster domain-containing protein, which produces MAIIITDECINCGACEPECPNTAIYEGADDWRYKDGTSLDGTVVLPSGKEVDADEAQEPVSDEIYYIVPDKCTECKGFHEEPQCAAVCPVDCCVPDDDHEETEDELLAKQRFMHPDG; this is translated from the coding sequence ATGGCAATTATAATAACAGATGAATGTATAAATTGTGGCGCTTGTGAACCAGAGTGCCCAAACACTGCTATATATGAAGGTGCTGATGATTGGAGATACAAAGATGGTACTAGTTTAGATGGTACTGTTGTATTACCAAGCGGTAAGGAAGTAGACGCGGACGAGGCTCAAGAGCCTGTTAGTGATGAAATTTACTATATCGTACCAGATAAATGTACAGAATGTAAAGGATTTCATGAAGAACCTCAATGTGCGGCAGTTTGTCCAGTAGATTGTTGTGTTCCAGATGATGATCATGAAGAAACCGAAGATGAGTTATTAGCGAAACAGCGCTTTATGCACCCTGATGGTTAA
- a CDS encoding D-2-hydroxyacid dehydrogenase, with the protein MKVLANDGISQSGIDALEKDGFEVITTTVAQEQLINYINENQIVVLLVRSATTVRKDLIDACPSLKIIGRGGVGMDNIDVEYAREKGLHVINTPAASSHSVAELVFGHLYGLARFLHNSNRDMPLEGDKNFKGLKKAYAKGTELKGKTLGVLGFGRIGQATAKVALGAGMKVVAFDPFLDKVDLVLDFYDGQTVTFEIKTISKEDVLKQADFITLHVPAQDDYVIGAKELNEMKDGAILVNAARGGVVDEVALVKAIESGKISRAALDVFEKEPKPEMGLLMNSSLSLTPHTGAATNEAQDRIGTELAQQISSILL; encoded by the coding sequence ATGAAAGTATTAGCAAACGACGGTATTTCTCAAAGTGGAATTGATGCCTTAGAAAAAGACGGATTTGAAGTTATCACAACCACGGTAGCTCAAGAACAACTAATAAATTACATAAACGAAAACCAAATTGTTGTGCTATTAGTTAGAAGCGCAACTACGGTACGTAAAGACTTAATAGACGCCTGCCCTAGCCTAAAAATAATTGGTCGTGGTGGTGTTGGAATGGATAATATTGATGTTGAATATGCTCGCGAAAAAGGATTACATGTAATTAATACTCCTGCAGCCTCTTCACACTCTGTAGCCGAATTAGTATTTGGACACTTATATGGTTTAGCACGTTTCTTACATAACTCTAACAGAGACATGCCTTTAGAAGGAGATAAAAACTTTAAAGGTTTAAAGAAAGCTTATGCTAAAGGAACAGAATTAAAAGGAAAAACCTTAGGGGTTTTAGGATTTGGTAGAATTGGCCAAGCAACAGCTAAAGTAGCTTTAGGAGCAGGAATGAAAGTAGTAGCTTTCGACCCATTTTTAGATAAAGTAGATTTAGTATTAGATTTCTACGACGGACAAACCGTTACTTTTGAAATTAAAACCATTTCTAAAGAAGACGTTTTAAAACAAGCAGATTTTATTACACTTCACGTACCAGCACAAGACGATTATGTAATTGGTGCTAAAGAATTAAACGAAATGAAAGATGGTGCTATTTTAGTTAACGCCGCTCGTGGTGGAGTTGTAGACGAAGTTGCACTTGTAAAAGCTATCGAAAGCGGAAAAATTTCTAGAGCCGCATTAGATGTTTTCGAAAAAGAACCAAAACCAGAAATGGGATTACTTATGAACTCGTCTTTATCGCTTACACCACACACTGGTGCAGCAACAAACGAAGCTCAAGATAGAATTGGTACAGAATTAGCACAGCAAATTAGCAGTATTCTATTATAA
- the ychF gene encoding redox-regulated ATPase YchF — MKAGIVGLPNVGKSTLFNCLSNAKAQSANFPFCTIEPNIGVVNVPDPRLEKLEELVNPERVIPATVEIVDIAGLVKGASKGEGLGNQFLANIRETDAILHVLRCFDNDNIVHVDGNVNPIRDKETIDMELQLKDLETVDKKLEKVKRAAKTGNKEAQKEEAVLLNIKSSLEAGVSVRAIEFSEDDYEEFVAPSQFITAKPVMYVCNVDENAANTGNAYVDLVKEAVKDENAEVLVLAVGTEADINELDDFEERQMFLQDIGLDEPGSSKLIRSAYKLLNQQTYFTAGVKEVRAWTIDIGATAPQAAGVIHTDFEKGFIRAEVIGYDDFVSYGSEAKVKEAGKMRVEGKNYVVKDGDVMHFLFNV, encoded by the coding sequence ATGAAAGCTGGAATTGTAGGATTACCAAATGTAGGGAAATCAACCTTATTCAACTGTTTGTCTAATGCAAAAGCGCAAAGTGCAAACTTTCCGTTTTGTACTATCGAGCCTAATATAGGTGTGGTAAATGTGCCGGACCCAAGATTAGAAAAGTTAGAAGAATTAGTAAATCCAGAGCGTGTAATCCCTGCAACTGTAGAGATTGTAGATATTGCTGGTTTAGTAAAAGGAGCAAGTAAAGGAGAGGGGTTAGGAAATCAATTCTTGGCAAACATTCGCGAAACAGATGCTATTCTTCATGTGTTGCGTTGTTTTGATAATGATAATATTGTGCATGTTGACGGGAATGTAAATCCGATACGCGATAAGGAAACGATCGATATGGAATTGCAATTGAAAGATTTAGAAACCGTAGATAAAAAACTTGAAAAGGTTAAACGTGCTGCTAAAACTGGAAATAAAGAGGCTCAAAAAGAAGAAGCTGTTTTGCTAAACATAAAATCTAGTTTAGAGGCTGGTGTTTCTGTGCGTGCTATAGAATTTAGTGAAGATGATTACGAGGAATTTGTAGCGCCATCGCAATTTATTACAGCAAAACCAGTAATGTACGTGTGTAATGTAGATGAAAATGCTGCTAATACTGGTAATGCATATGTTGATTTGGTAAAAGAAGCTGTAAAAGATGAAAACGCAGAAGTGTTAGTTTTAGCGGTAGGTACTGAAGCCGATATTAACGAACTAGATGATTTCGAAGAACGCCAAATGTTTTTACAAGACATAGGATTAGACGAGCCTGGATCTTCTAAATTAATACGTTCAGCTTATAAGTTATTAAATCAGCAAACATATTTTACCGCAGGAGTAAAAGAAGTTCGAGCTTGGACTATAGACATAGGAGCAACTGCGCCGCAAGCAGCCGGAGTTATACATACCGATTTTGAAAAAGGTTTTATTAGAGCGGAAGTAATTGGTTACGACGATTTTGTTTCTTATGGTAGTGAAGCCAAAGTAAAAGAGGCAGGAAAAATGCGTGTAGAAGGAAAAAATTACGTGGTTAAAGATGGCGATGTTATGCATTTCTTATTTAATGTATAA
- a CDS encoding acyl-CoA reductase — protein sequence MNLQQRINAFVKLGDFLSQFSTEEFQKNETVLFNDLFFNGFKHQLKLAQEHNGWFNQDNLVFALKGWSKLLQEQPLTAWLTPYNLHTESPKTVAIIMAGNIPLVGFHDFLSVLITGHSVLVKQSSNDKHLLPFLAKYLEHVEPEFKGRITFTEEKLRDFDAVIATGSNNTARYFEFYFKDKPSIIRKNRNSIAVLTGEETPEELEGLSEDIFRYYGLGCRNVSKLYVPEQYDFQNFFKAMFKWGDVIHDHKYANNYDYNKAVYLMSEFDMLENGFLMIKEDESFSSPIATVFYEYYNDIVDLKNTINSKKDNIQCIVSKGFNSNEIVFGNTQLPNLYDYADNVDTISFLLEI from the coding sequence ATGAATTTACAGCAAAGAATTAATGCTTTTGTAAAATTAGGAGATTTTTTAAGCCAGTTTAGTACTGAAGAATTTCAAAAAAATGAAACTGTTCTTTTTAATGATTTATTTTTTAACGGATTTAAACATCAGTTAAAATTAGCTCAAGAACACAATGGCTGGTTTAACCAAGACAACCTTGTTTTTGCTCTTAAAGGCTGGTCTAAACTACTGCAAGAACAACCATTAACAGCTTGGCTAACCCCCTACAACCTACATACCGAGTCTCCAAAAACAGTAGCCATTATTATGGCAGGAAACATTCCTTTAGTTGGGTTTCACGATTTTTTATCGGTTTTAATTACAGGGCATTCTGTATTAGTAAAACAATCGTCTAACGACAAACATTTACTTCCTTTCTTAGCGAAATATTTAGAACATGTCGAACCAGAATTTAAAGGCCGAATTACATTTACCGAAGAGAAATTAAGGGATTTCGATGCCGTTATTGCCACGGGTAGCAACAACACAGCACGTTATTTTGAGTTTTATTTTAAAGACAAACCTTCCATTATTCGAAAAAACAGAAATTCTATTGCGGTGTTAACTGGAGAAGAAACGCCAGAAGAATTAGAAGGTTTATCTGAAGATATTTTTAGATATTACGGTTTAGGCTGCCGTAATGTATCTAAACTATATGTGCCAGAGCAGTACGACTTTCAAAACTTTTTTAAAGCCATGTTTAAATGGGGCGATGTAATTCACGATCATAAATACGCCAATAATTACGACTACAATAAAGCCGTGTATTTGATGAGTGAATTTGACATGCTAGAAAATGGCTTCTTAATGATTAAAGAAGATGAAAGTTTTTCTTCGCCAATTGCGACGGTTTTTTACGAGTATTACAACGATATAGTTGACTTAAAAAACACTATAAATTCCAAAAAAGACAACATACAATGTATTGTTTCTAAAGGGTTTAACAGTAACGAAATTGTTTTCGGAAACACCCAATTGCCCAACCTTTACGATTATGCCGATAACGTGGACACCATCTCATTTTTATTAGAAATTTAG
- a CDS encoding nuclear transport factor 2 family protein, which yields MKKIILIAFSLALMVSCKEPVKQYTTTSPEIETVKTLHQYFIDSNYEDLKDLYTEDAEIYENSLDPISVSEMIKVSQDGRVHVSGYNYKNGVNCEMITNNAGEKWVNSWAIWVGTLKGSDQELQIPIISRFLFKDGKIAKEYSYWDNLPTYSAFESLAEEKLDGLQEVLDETQ from the coding sequence ATGAAAAAAATTATCTTAATTGCTTTTTCACTAGCTTTAATGGTTTCTTGTAAAGAACCCGTAAAGCAATATACTACCACTTCACCAGAAATTGAAACCGTAAAAACCCTACACCAGTATTTTATAGACAGTAATTATGAGGACTTAAAAGACTTATATACTGAAGATGCCGAAATTTATGAAAACTCCTTAGATCCTATTTCTGTTTCAGAAATGATTAAAGTTTCTCAAGACGGTCGCGTACATGTATCTGGATACAACTATAAAAACGGTGTTAACTGTGAAATGATTACTAACAATGCCGGAGAAAAATGGGTTAACAGTTGGGCCATTTGGGTAGGAACTTTAAAAGGAAGTGACCAAGAATTACAAATTCCAATAATCTCTCGTTTTTTATTTAAAGACGGTAAAATTGCAAAAGAATACAGTTATTGGGATAATTTACCAACCTACAGTGCTTTTGAATCTTTAGCTGAAGAAAAGCTAGACGGTTTACAAGAAGTTTTAGACGAGACACAATAA
- a CDS encoding DNA polymerase III subunit gamma/tau — MEHFIVSARKYRPQTFKDVVGQQAITNTLLNAIENNHLAQALLFTGPRGVGKTSCARILAKMINSQGNENPDEDFAFNVFELDAASNNSVDDIRNLTDQVRIPPQIGKYKVYIIDEVHMLSQAAFNAFLKTLEEPPKHCIFILATTEKHKIIPTILSRCQIFDFKRITVKDAKDYLKYIAKEQGIEAEDDALHIIAQKADGAMRDALSIFDRVVSFSGKNLTRQAVTENLNVLDYETFFTSTDLILENNIPQLLLQFNTTLSKGFDGQHYIAGLASHFRDLLVCKTPQTVELLEVGEETKQKYLEQANKSPQDFLLKGIELANDCDLKYKSSKNQRLLVELCLMQLASIIFDGEKKNSKRFIIPPSYFRAKGITPIPVSKPEPVANNKQNETSTASTVSAENKTILAKAEEPKSPKIVLSQESKRTSGLSLKSIRAKKEHEIKQNEVVYDEINLPTDDFIEEDMQTAWKDYVSVIETEGKYNLASILSIDTPKLIDKTTIKVVYPNETNKVEVERNSFGLLSFIRKRLNNFDVNLDIEINEENEKQYAYTTREKFQKMCEKNPSLELLRKSFDLDV; from the coding sequence ATGGAACATTTTATAGTATCGGCTCGTAAATATAGACCTCAAACATTTAAAGATGTTGTAGGTCAGCAGGCTATTACCAATACTTTATTAAATGCTATAGAAAATAATCATTTGGCACAAGCCTTACTATTTACAGGACCTCGAGGTGTTGGTAAAACCAGTTGTGCCCGTATATTGGCCAAAATGATTAACAGTCAAGGCAATGAAAATCCTGATGAAGATTTTGCCTTTAATGTATTTGAACTCGATGCGGCGTCTAACAATTCTGTAGACGATATTAGGAACCTAACCGATCAAGTTAGAATTCCGCCACAAATAGGGAAATATAAGGTCTATATTATTGACGAGGTTCATATGTTGTCTCAAGCCGCTTTTAATGCGTTTTTAAAAACCTTAGAAGAACCTCCTAAGCATTGTATTTTTATTTTAGCAACTACCGAAAAACATAAAATTATACCAACCATTTTATCGCGTTGTCAGATTTTTGATTTTAAACGTATTACGGTAAAAGACGCTAAAGATTATTTAAAATATATTGCAAAAGAACAGGGTATAGAAGCCGAAGACGACGCTTTACATATTATTGCACAAAAAGCAGACGGTGCTATGCGTGATGCGCTTTCAATATTCGATCGTGTGGTTAGTTTTTCTGGTAAAAATTTAACGAGACAAGCGGTAACCGAAAACTTAAACGTTCTTGATTACGAAACCTTCTTTACAAGCACCGATTTAATTTTAGAAAATAACATTCCGCAACTCCTATTACAATTTAATACAACGTTATCTAAAGGCTTCGACGGACAACATTATATTGCTGGTTTAGCCTCTCACTTTAGAGATTTACTGGTATGTAAAACGCCGCAAACCGTAGAACTTCTAGAAGTTGGTGAAGAAACCAAACAAAAGTATTTAGAACAGGCTAATAAATCACCTCAAGACTTTTTATTAAAAGGAATTGAACTCGCTAACGACTGCGACTTAAAGTACAAATCCAGTAAGAATCAGCGACTCCTGGTCGAACTTTGCCTCATGCAGCTTGCCTCTATCATTTTCGATGGAGAAAAAAAAAATAGTAAACGGTTCATAATTCCGCCATCTTATTTTAGAGCCAAAGGGATTACGCCCATTCCGGTTTCAAAACCAGAACCTGTCGCTAATAATAAACAAAACGAGACCAGTACCGCTTCTACAGTATCAGCAGAAAACAAAACAATTCTTGCTAAAGCAGAAGAACCTAAATCTCCAAAAATTGTATTATCGCAGGAAAGCAAACGTACTTCTGGCCTATCTTTAAAAAGTATTCGTGCGAAAAAAGAGCATGAAATTAAACAAAATGAAGTTGTTTACGATGAAATTAATTTACCTACAGATGATTTCATTGAAGAAGACATGCAGACGGCTTGGAAAGATTATGTTAGTGTAATTGAAACCGAAGGAAAATATAATTTGGCCTCTATTCTTTCTATAGATACTCCTAAATTAATAGATAAAACTACAATTAAAGTAGTATATCCTAATGAAACTAATAAGGTTGAAGTTGAGAGAAATTCTTTCGGCTTATTAAGTTTTATTCGTAAACGTTTAAACAATTTTGATGTCAATTTAGACATCGAAATTAACGAAGAAAATGAAAAACAATACGCTTATACCACGCGCGAAAAGTTTCAAAAAATGTGCGAGAAAAACCCAAGTCTAGAACTCTTAAGAAAAAGTTTCGATTTAGATGTGTAA